In Solea senegalensis isolate Sse05_10M linkage group LG6, IFAPA_SoseM_1, whole genome shotgun sequence, one genomic interval encodes:
- the lrrtm1 gene encoding leucine-rich repeat transmembrane neuronal protein 1 yields MLMDFLLIGLYLKWPLKKPPGLILCSLGIFLRMIPLVEGVCPRLCRCDSKLLYCEGLNLTDIPRNLSSAMGLSMRENNLTELREGQLASLSQLTWLYLDHNNIDIVEETAFEKLRRVKELDLSSNRIESLPNGTFRPLPNLRILDLSYNRLQALEPDLFHSLRKLTNLHLRYNALKFVPVRIFQDCRSLQFLDLGYNQLQSLARNSFAGLFKLTELHLEHNELVKVNLAHFPRLISLRTLYMHNNRATIVVNTLDWTWHFLEKIDLSANEIEYIEPHVFESTPNLKVLMLDSNRLTAVDQRTLDSWSSLDSITLAGNDWECSRNVCALASWLSAFRGQRDSSLLCSSPDSAQGEDVLDAVYAFQLCDDPPVEATAAGLYTSTRDLAQGGSVFLGPFTPNPYEGEGSEVVTSSFTVTVGHDDLESTMQIHKVVTGTMALIFSFLIIVLMLYVAWKCFPAGIRQLRQCFSSQRRKQKQKQSMQQMAAISTPEYYVDYKPNHIEGALVIINEYGSCTCQQQPSRECEV; encoded by the coding sequence ATGCTAATGGATTTCCTTCTAATTGGTCTGTACTTAAAGTGGCCACTGAAGAAGCCCCCTGGGTTGATACTGTGTTCACTGGGCATTTTTTTAAGAATGATCCCTTTGGTAGAGGGGGTTTGTCCGAGGCTGTGCCGCTGCGACAGCAAGCTGCTGTACTGCGAGGGGCTCAACCTCACAGACATTCCCCGCAATCTGAGCAGTGCCATGGGCCTGTCCATGAGAGAGAACAACTTGACCGAGCTGCGTGAAGGCCAACTGGCTAGTTTGTCACAGCTCACCTGGCTCTATTTAGATCACAACAACATTGACATTGTAGAGGAGACGGCATTTGAAAAGCTGAGACGAGTGAAGGAGTTGGACCTGAGCAGTAACCGGATTGAGAGTCTACCAAATGGTACCTTTAGGCCCCTCCCAAATCTGCGTATTCTGGACCTCTCATACAACAGGCTGCAGGCGCTTGAGCCCGACCTGTTCCACAGCCTTAGAAAgctcaccaatttgcatttacgCTACAATGCTCTCAAATTTGTGCCAGTGCGGATTTTTCAAGACTGTCGGAGCTTGCAGTTTTTGGACTTGGGATACAACCAACTGCAGAGCCTGGCTCGAAACTCCTTTGCTGGTCTCTTCAAGTTGACTGAGTTGCACCTTGAGCACAATGAGTTGGTTAAAGTGAACCTTGCCCACTTCCCTCGCTTAATCTCTTTACGTACTCTGTACATGCACAACAATCGTGCCACAATTGTTGTCAATACCCTGGACTGGACATGGCATTTTTTAGAGAAGATTGATCTGTCAGCTAATGAAATCGAGTACATTGAGCCCCATGTTTTTGAGAGTACACCCAACCTCAAGGTGCTAATGCTAGACTCCAATCGTTTGACGGCTGTGGACCAGCGCACCCTGGATTCATGGTCATCTCTGGACAGCATCACCCTGGCAGGGAATGACTGGGAGTGCAGTCGCAACGTGTGTGCCTTGGCCTCTTGGCTGAGTGCCTTCAGAGGCCAGCGTGACAGTTCCCTGCTGTGTTCAAGCCCTGATTCTGCACAAGGAGAGGATGTGTTGGATGCTGTTTATGCTTTTCAGCTGTGTGATGATCCCCCAGTGGAGGCAACTGCAGCAGGTCTGTACACCTCAACAAGGGATCTGGCCCAGGGTGGCTCTGTGTTCCTGGGCCCTTTTACTCCCAACCCTTATGAAGGTGAGGGTAGTGAAGTGGTCACAAGTtccttcactgtcacagtgGGCCACGATGACCTGGAGAGCACCATGCAGATTCATAAGGTGGTGACCGGCACCATGGCACTCATCTTCTCCTTTCTCATCATAGTGCTCATGCTTTATGTAGCATGGAAGTGCTTTCCAGCCGGAATAAGGCAACTGAGGCAGTGCTTCAGCAGTCAGCGTCGTAAGCAGAAGCAAAAGCAAAGTATGCAGCAGATGGCTGCAATTTCAACTCCGGAGTACTATGTCGACTATAAACCTAACCACATTGAGGGAGCTCTGGTGATCATCAATGAATATGGCTCTTGCACTTGCCAACAGCAACCTTCTCGGGAATGTGAGGTGTGA